The Salarias fasciatus chromosome 11, fSalaFa1.1, whole genome shotgun sequence genomic interval GGAGAGACGTACTGCGCGAAGACGGGCAGGAAGCTGCCGGGCCAGGTGGCGGAGAGCTTCATCATCACGGACTGGACGGCGGTGCTGACCGGTTCGTTCAGGTAGTCTCACCCTGCGGCTTCCAGAGCGGCGTGTTTAGCTTCCAGCTGACGCGTTTCCTTCTCTTCCCCCCTCAGTTTCTCCTGGCTGCACTGGCAGGTCCACCGGAGCCTCCTGGTCGTCCTGAGAGGCGGCTCGGTGGTCGCCCCGTTCCTTCAGGAGTTTCACAGACTGCACTCCAGCTcccagcccgccgccgccggcttcGTCAGCTTCATCGCCGTGCCGGACGCCGCCCGCGCTCCGTCTGCTCGGAGGAACCGCCCCACCAGAGAGAGGGAGTCGTACCCCAGGACAGCCGTGTGCCAGTGGCTGGAGGACGCGGCGGCCTGGACGGTTTCTCACGGTCAGACCGAAGCCcggagcgtgtgtgtgaagccTCCGGTCTGGCTGGCAGCGAGGAACTCTCTGCAGAGTGTTCCCGTTCACTCCAGAGTCAGACTGGATCAGACTCCCTCCAGCGTCCGCTCCCAGCTGGCCGGCCTCGCCATCAACGCCTCGGACCTGAGGAACGGACGAGTCCCCGAGCGACAGGCGGCACAGTATCAGTTCAGGAGGAGTGAGGGACTGTCCTTCCAGCAGAGGGTCCGGAACCTGCTGGCCAAGCCGCTCGGGACGCCTGGAGGCCTCGCCGCTCCGTCAGGACAGAAGGCAGAActctcctcttctgcttcaCAGCACAAACCGTCAGCATCCAGCTTCTGTCATCCCAGAAGGCCCGAGCTCCAGACCAAACCGCACTTCCAGCCGCAGCGGGGCTCCAGGCCGGCGCCGGCGGGCCCGCCTCTCGGCCCTCAGCTCCACGCCGACCCCAAACGGCCCCACCCGGGTCCCAGAGCCAAGCCGCCTTTCCAGCGCGCCCCCCTGGAGCAGACGTACGGCTGGTCGCCGCAGGGGAAgcacgcggcggcggcggcggcgcagcggcagaactccttcagctgcagccgcggggcggcggcggcggcgccgggctggAGGCCGCTGCCCCGCAGCAGGAGCATGCCCGAGAGACGCACGGCGGCGTTCAGGAGGGTCCAGGCTGGAACACACAGGGCGACAGCGTTACAGGGATACTCTGACGACTGGACgcactgactcacacacacacacacacacacacacacacacacacacacacacacacacacacacacacacacggcaagAAAAACATTGGTGACAAAAGTGTTTTAagtcctgatttaaaagaagagaGTGTCAGTAGGACGTCGATCCGCTGGTGAGGAGCAGAGggactaaaagctgcttcacctcatTTGTTTTGACTCTAAACACTCAGTAAAcgtcttcctgaggacctcaggtCTGGATGGTTCAGATTCCAGCAGTAAATCTGACACGTCTTCAGCCCGGAGGCCATTCTAAGCTTTACAGACCGATGAAGCTCAGGTGTAACGTTCTCCACCcgctgtgtggctgcagcgctACAACGATCCAGCCTGCTGACAACAAATAAACAAGCTGAAACTTGTTCAgtcagaaatcctttaattctTCACTATTCCTCAGATGCAGATGGTCATGAGCTGATTTTGTCTTAATGAGCTTGTTGGATTTCAggtctgaatctgaatctgaatcaatATTTACCCGATTTCTGGACGGATCTGACGCTCTTAGTGACGTGGGGCCTGGATGAGCACCGATTTAATAAAAATCTGTGTGTAAAATGTCGGTGAACATTGAGTCTTGAGCTGCACAGTGGATCACTGGTCTGTAACGTCTCATTAAGAAAACATATTTGCACAACACCATCAGGTATACGTTGCATTTTACCGTTTCAGTTGGAGAGTTGGTCCAAAATCAGCTAAATATGGATAAAATCAACATAGAAAAATGACAGATGGatcatttgcagtttttttaatcacattaaaaatCCATAATTTTCAACATCCTGATAAAAGAGCCTCTCGTCAATGAGTTCAATTGGTTTcaatcaaaataataaatataatttgaTCTTTTAAGTGATAATTCAGTGTAAATGAGGTGTGTTGACCGTGGGTCGCTTTCAGCTCTCCATCACCACCGTCTGAATGAAGCAGAGACGATACAAAGTGGAGTATGGTGGAGCTGAAGTCACACTTTCCACTGTGTAATCATCTCAAAGTAACTTTAAACCTGCTTCTCTTCATGAAATACAGccaaacatttcaacatttcacatttcatttattcttttcaaAACCAACATGAGcaacattaaaatattaaataaaaagcaaaaggcACAACAGAGTTCAGGCAGAACATGTCTGACAGCGTTCTAACCGTAACAAGTTCATTCTAATCACTGAATATATGGGGAAATACCAGAGCAAGAGGAAACTGTGATGAACCTGCACTTTAAACGtatcacacagacacagtttAGTCCTGTTGCACTGACAGTCGCCTACAGAAAAAGTCTGAAACTGttacatttatgttttaaaCCATGTTGTAACAACATTCATGGCTCCCCTGTGGCTTTTCATCgtgcttcttttaaaaaacGTCTTTCtttgcaaattaaaaacagacactCCTCACacaaagtgattttttgagtgatttacactaTTAAACTTCATGAGATagcattttattcacttttaaaaagtcacagAGGTTTGACCGTCCCACAGTGATCGGCTGACGGTGTGAGGAGGATCGCCGAGTCTTCAGGACTCCGTCTGGTTTTCAGCCTGTCGACGTTCACAGCCGTCCTCCAGACAATCTGAAACCTTCTGGTAACTTTCCATGAgtcccagttctgcttcacacCGCCTCCTCTCACGTCTCCGTGTCCGTCCCCGTCCCCTGGGACGCTCCCCGTCCTCTCAGTAACACCTTGTCCCACCAGCGCTCCCTGAAGCTCTGCAGGCTCACGCTGCTCAGACTCTCCCCGTCCTGGTAGTCCTCCCTCATCTTCTCCGGGACCAGGTCCTCGGACATCACCTGAggggggagacagaggggggggggggggggggggggtgtcaccTCCTGAGCACGGCGGGTGTGCACGGAGCAAACCGAGCGTCCTCACCTCTGTGAGCGCCTGCAGGCGGGGCTCACCGGGCTGCAGCCGCCGCAgcgcctcctccatcagctgcaggGCGCTCTCACTGCGCCGCAGCACGAAGgacgactgctgctgctggaggatccTCAGCAGGAgcctgggggggagggggggagggggggaggaggggggcagagcGGGACATTCATCTGGTCTGCAGCGTTTCACTGTCAATCATGAACGTTTctgataaaaaataaacttcaaatccaacagaaaatgtgtttccCTCAATCgggcagcaggtggcagcatcGAGTTACGTACAGCTGTAAATGAACCATGTAAGGATCCATCTAGTGTTGGTAAACATgttacagcaggggtgtcaaacataaggcctgtgggccaaaaccggccggCAAGAGGGTtcgtttcagagaaaaaaattacatttcttaagagtttcagacaaaacactgagacccgaggtGAGgtaccgctgctgctgctgggaaagATAAAATGTCACAGGAACGacactgaaataaacattttttcatttttgatatttttaattcCTACAAGCAGAAAATCCTCCTCAAACTGTTGCTGCTTCATTCAGCAGACACGGCGGGAACACGGCGTACCTCGTCCTGATGAAACAGGCACACGCCTTGAGCCAGATTCTGTCCTGGCtgaactcctcttcctcctcttcctcctcctccacctgcccagcctcctgctcctccgctgCTCCTGGTGATCCTGGTGAAAGTCACAGCGTTTCACACAATCCGCTCAACGCCGCTGGTGTGTGTCGACGGCGTTGTACCTGCGCTCCTGTGGCGCCCCAGCAGCTGCTCGCAGGTCTGACCCAGACTGAGCCAGTGCCAGGGGTTAAAGGGCAGCAggctgcacagctgctgcagaacacacacgctGGACTCCACGGCTCCGAAGTGCTGGAAGATGCTGACCTGGGGACAAATAACTCTGTTACACCCGtcacaggctgtgtgtgtgtgtgtgtgtgtgtgtgtgttctggcagaccttcagcagcagcaggctggtcAGGTgacaggtgttggaggcttcttTGCTCTACAGAAACAGTGAAGATGTTCTAAGAGTGAGATCTGACCAGTTTTTCACAGACAGTCAGCTGAAGGAAAAGCAGTCTGCAGTACCAGCTTCATCAAGAATGAAGCTAACGGAAGAGGAGATCACCGGCGCtaaaggagagaggagagttCTACCAGCAGCTCGGTGAGGTGCAGAGCTCGCTCCCTCTGCCCCAGCCTGGTGCAGCACCGGGCCATCCCCTCCAGCACGTCTCGCCGGATGGTCAGGTTGTTGTCGGCGATCCACTGCAGGCAGCTGCTGTAGGCGTCCAGAGctttctggaggagagagagagagcgagagagagagtgagagagagagagagagagacgtcacagcctcttttcctccttcctgctgagTTCATCTCATGGAAAATGTGTGTACCCTGGCATTGGTCTCCAGATACATATAATACATATGATATATACATATAATAATgcgaataaataaataaaaatggaataataatacatttccttttttgaagTAACTGACAGACGTGACGTTACCTGATAGTCTCCTCGTCTCACAGCCAGATCCCCTCTGAACTTGTAGACTTTCTGTTTCTCCAGAGAATCGTCGGTGTCGAGAGCTTCACTCTGACAAAACCACTGCAGGGCGAGAAGAGACCAGACTGTCTGACGCTGACATGTAAGCACCAGCCTGCAGCTTTTAGCCGTCGTGTCAGCGCCACCAGCCTCATGTACCGGTGTGTTCGTGTTTCCAGGCGTTGCTGCGGCGGACTCACCTCGGATTCGCAGAGTTTGGGGCTGTAGGAGGAAACCGAGACACTCGCTCGATCTCTGGACTCCGAAAACACCGAGTCGTCAAACGTGCTCCCGAAAATCTCCATCTGCGGCGGGAAAAGCGCCCAAAACACACGAACCGCGGCTCCAGCGGTTTGTTTACACCCACGTGGTTACGCAGTCCGACACGCTAAACTGCACGGTGAGAACAACTGCGTCATTATCAAAGGTTCCGTATGTAacgtaaaataataataataataataataataataataataaattttattattattattattataaaaaataataatcgaACCTAATTCCAATACatgttaataaaaataatactgACTCTCCAATCTTCTTGAAAACAAATATGTCCATGTTAATATTAACTATAACCaaataaaatatacaattaAACATCCAAACCAATCCCGAAAATTACAGATTTATTACAGACTAAACCACACTGACTCACTGAGGTAGTGGTGTGTGTCCTTATGCAGGACTTGACTTTTCCTGGTCTCCTTTGTCACCGAGGACCTGTTGTGGTTGCAGGAGTCAGACTGTCCAGCTCCTTCCTGTGAGCTCTGAGGTCTCTGGCCCTATGGAGAGTCTTCCTGTACCAGCTGATGAATGAAACACTTTCCCCACACAGGACAGTGTGTTGTGAGGTGACGCCCTGTTCTTTGTATTGGCTAATTCACAAAGCATTGCCATGGAGCACTGTGACTcttgtgggattcaaacccccTGACTGGATCTGAGAGACTCCGTGCAGGTGACAGCACCGCTTGGCTTCCCCTGCAGGGGCAGGCTGACGAAATTAAGTTATATCAAAGGGATTTCCTGCTAATGCTATGTGagtttgttcagtttttaaatgttcatttgaCACTGCCAAgatgaaaaagggaaaaaagttgGACTTTTTTTGTATGGGTGGCAAAGCCACTGCAGCATGAAGCTCAGTGCATCATCTGTTGGTGAAACATTGGTATTACAACCGCACAACAGTGACTGATTTTGGGATGAGCCACAAGAAGGAAACATTGTCCAATTGAAGTACCTGTACA includes:
- the LOC115396357 gene encoding uncharacterized protein LOC115396357, translating into MEGGDTVSVLLYRTSKPQGKVKRRVQDLRVPSSSYLDYLANRPRLDLSHNESARLAADCLLDRGLEGYRQVLEAEGEVDFLSKLEKTYILENGNRGTTDDPEDEEEDEELEILSASSVSSTTDSDSTLAEKNQRNMKDVSSGDPVKSESFTEVHFPSDSTAASMKDLVRHVIRKATQAVAIVMDRFSDVELLCDLLEASRKRNVSVHLLLDRLHLGLFLGMWRQLKLNSKDFPKVSVRSVLGETYCAKTGRKLPGQVAESFIITDWTAVLTGSFSFSWLHWQVHRSLLVVLRGGSVVAPFLQEFHRLHSSSQPAAAGFVSFIAVPDAARAPSARRNRPTRERESYPRTAVCQWLEDAAAWTVSHGQTEARSVCVKPPVWLAARNSLQSVPVHSRVRLDQTPSSVRSQLAGLAINASDLRNGRVPERQAAQYQFRRSEGLSFQQRVRNLLAKPLGTPGGLAAPSGQKAELSSSASQHKPSASSFCHPRRPELQTKPHFQPQRGSRPAPAGPPLGPQLHADPKRPHPGPRAKPPFQRAPLEQTYGWSPQGKHAAAAAAQRQNSFSCSRGAAAAAPGWRPLPRSRSMPERRTAAFRRVQAGTHRATALQGYSDDWTH
- the c11h8orf76 gene encoding uncharacterized protein C8orf76 homolog, whose amino-acid sequence is MEIFGSTFDDSVFSESRDRASVSVSSYSPKLCESEWFCQSEALDTDDSLEKQKVYKFRGDLAVRRGDYQKALDAYSSCLQWIADNNLTIRRDVLEGMARCCTRLGQRERALHLTELLSKEASNTCHLTSLLLLKVSIFQHFGAVESSVCVLQQLCSLLPFNPWHWLSLGQTCEQLLGRHRSAGSPGAAEEQEAGQVEEEEEEEEEFSQDRIWLKACACFIRTRLLLRILQQQQSSFVLRRSESALQLMEEALRRLQPGEPRLQALTEVMSEDLVPEKMREDYQDGESLSSVSLQSFRERWWDKVLLRGRGASQGTGTDTET